Proteins encoded in a region of the Micropterus dolomieu isolate WLL.071019.BEF.003 ecotype Adirondacks linkage group LG09, ASM2129224v1, whole genome shotgun sequence genome:
- the LOC123976856 gene encoding uncharacterized protein LOC123976856: MWLDLFWTLRRTLRRTLRRTLRRTLRRTLSRTLSRTLRRTLRRTLRRTLRRTLHCIPHCTLSCTLHLTLHCIPHCTLSCTLRRTLHCIPHCTLSCTLHLTLHCIPHCTLSCTLRRTLHCIPHCTLSCTLHLTLHCIPHCTLSCTLRRTLHCIPHCTLSCTLHLTLHCIPHCTLSCTLRRTLHCIPHCTLSCTLHLTLHCIPHCTLSCTLRRTLHCIPHCTLSCTLHLTLHCIPHCTLSCTLRRTLHCIPHCTLSCTLHLTLHCIPHCTLSCTLRRTLHCIPHCTLSCTLHLTLHCIPHCTLSCTLRRTLRRTLHSTLHCIPHCTLRRTLHSTLHCIPHCTLSWTLRHTLSHTLHCIPHCTLSHTLHCIPHTA; this comes from the coding sequence ATGTGGTTAGATTTGTTCTGGACACTACGCCGTACCCTACGCCGTACCCTACGCCGTACCCTACGCCGTACCCTACGCCGTACCCTAAGCCGTACCCTAAGCCGTACCCTACGCCGTACCCTACGCCGTACCCTACGCCGTACCCTACGCCGTACCCTACACTGTATCCCACACTGTACCCTAAGCTGTACCCTACACCTTACCCTACACTGTATCCCACACTGTACCCTAAGCTGTACCCTACGCCGTACCCTACACTGTATCCCACACTGTACCCTAAGCTGTACCCTACACCTTACCCTACACTGTATCCCACACTGTACCCTAAGCTGTACCCTACGCCGTACCCTACACTGTATCCCACACTGTACCCTAAGCTGTACCCTACACCTTACCCTACACTGTATCCCACACTGTACCCTAAGCTGTACCCTACGCCGTACCCTACACTGTATCCCACACTGTACCCTAAGCTGTACCCTACACCTTACCCTACACTGTATCCCACACTGTACCCTAAGCTGTACCCTACGCCGTACCCTACACTGTATCCCACACTGTACCCTAAGCTGTACCCTACACCTTACCCTACACTGTATCCCACACTGTACCCTAAGCTGTACCCTACGCCGTACCCTACACTGTATCCCACACTGTACCCTAAGCTGTACCCTACACCTTACCCTACACTGTATCCCACACTGTACCCTAAGCTGTACCCTACGCCGTACCCTACACTGTATCCCACACTGTACCCTAAGCTGTACCCTACACCTTACCCTACACTGTATCCCACACTGTACCCTAAGCTGTACCCTACGCCGTACCCTACACTGTATCCCACACTGTACCCTAAGCTGTACCCTACACCTTACCCTACACTGTATCCCACACTGTACCCTAAGCTGTACCCTACGCCGTACCCTACGCCGTACCCTACACTCTACCCTACACTGTATCCCACACTGTACCCTACGCCGTACCCTACACTCTACCCTACACTGTATCCCACACTGTACCCTAAGCTGGACCCTACGCCATACCCTAAGCCATACCCTACACTGTATCCCACACTGTACCCTAAGCCATACCCTACACTGTATCCCACACACCGCTTGA